One Triticum dicoccoides isolate Atlit2015 ecotype Zavitan chromosome 5B, WEW_v2.0, whole genome shotgun sequence genomic window carries:
- the LOC119305172 gene encoding glutaredoxin-C1-like, with the protein MEQVTKLAGQRAVVIFGMSSCCMCHTVTSLLRDLGVNPMVVELDEDPRGKEMEKALVRLLGRNPAVPAVFIGGRLVGCTDKVMSLHLGGKLVPLLRNAGAVWV; encoded by the coding sequence ATGGAGCAGGTGACGAAGCTAGCGGGGCAGCGGGCGGTGGTGATCTTCGGCATGAGCTCCTGCTGCATGTGCCACACGGTGACGAGCCTCCTCCGCGATCTCGGGGTGAACCCGATGGTGGTCGAACTGGACGAGGACCCTAGGGGGAAGGAGATGGAGAAGGCGCTAGTGCGGCTCCTCGGCCGGAACCCTGCTGTGCCGGCGGTGTTCATCGGCGGCCGGCTCGTCGGATGCACCGACAAGGTCATGTCCCTTCATCTCGGCGGCAAGCTTGTCCCACTGCTTCGTAATGCTGGTGCTGTATGGGTGTAG